A single window of Ictalurus furcatus strain D&B chromosome 3, Billie_1.0, whole genome shotgun sequence DNA harbors:
- the si:ch211-113e8.11 gene encoding uncharacterized protein si:ch211-113e8.11 — protein MNSLVGYGVSSESEDEEEAQSGAVQNEKTESKQTKSRNFLLESGSASSESGSESERDEEQEEERAPVSVRSSAELPVPPTVGSASNKLPLPALGGFCVPVGSSVFANPFKERAEQKLNALQKHVPLTPHAQPTHIGGKRVCVAYRKNGRCRFGIRCKFAHDSDLQQNVAEHTVSDSNDAAAHTPICRESAVERHREDEEENQSRRKKHRVGVSDSLIPPKRALKQYARNVSHTHKHTHTHTHNDGV, from the exons ATGAACTCGCTGGTGGGATACGGAGTCTCATCTGAGtcagaggatgaagaggaagcACAGAGCGGGGCGGTGCA GAACGAGAAGACTGAGTCCAAACAGACGAAATCACGCAATTTCCTGTTGGAATCCGGATCAGCTTCCAGTGAGTCCGGTTCAGAGTCTGAGCGAGATgaagaacaggaagaggaaCGTGCTCCAGTGAGCGTCCGCTCGTCCGCAGAGCTTCCGGTTCCTCCAACGGTCGGTTCTGCTTCTAACAAACTGCCTTTGCCTGCTCTGGGAGGGTTCTGCGTTCCGGTCGGCAGCAGCGTGTTCGCGAACCCGTTTAAAGAACGAGCAGAACAGAAACTCAACGCGCTCCAGAAACACGTCCCGCTCACGCCCCACGCCCAGCCCACGCACATCGGCGGGAAGAGGGTGTGCGTGGCCTACAGGAAAAATGGCCGCTGCCGTTTCGGAATCCGTTGCAAGTTCGCTCATGATAGTGACCTGCAGCAGAACGTAGCAGAACACACTGTCTCGGACTCGAATGACGCTGCGGCACACACTCCGATCTGCAGGGAGTCGGCTGTAGAGAGGCACAGAGAAGACGAGGAGGAGAATCAGAGCAGGAGGAAGAAACACAGAGTGGGAGTGAGCGACAGTCTCATCCCTCCCAAACGGGCGCTGAAACAGTACGCCAGGaatgtctctcacacacacaaacacacacacacacacacacacaatgacggGGTGTGA